From Streptomyces sp. 6-11-2, one genomic window encodes:
- a CDS encoding transcriptional regulator translates to MQPNTLLDAILDEAGISHAGLAAHVNQEGRARGLALRYEHTAVARWLKGQRPRGQVPDLICEVLAGRLHRPVTLDDIGLGVPGEPSAPHGTSLSGFVERATALWRSDEQQRPHLLGAPAVTGTPAVMPVWEWENPPEDVDVSRGGRHRVTPSDIEMLRAARTHYEQMYRKAGGVATRGRVVGFLNVEATPLLRGSYTDATGRQLHRATGALVAIVGICAYDSDAHGLAQRYFHQALRLAKASGDRGLGAYVIALLVNQSLFMREYRQAVAFAEAALRAAGQHITPALASDLYAMQAKAYAHLGDGTSALACIGRAESAAERIRRGYEPDETGYVQPGLVNVQVAEALLSLGELAAAEEHAAAAVDNPAHDRGRVHRLAMLSTIQLRRGNADKAVATAVRMAEQARGMESQRLRDRLRAVREHLVRNGSAGTAEAAELIDGALRVPL, encoded by the coding sequence ATGCAGCCCAACACACTGCTCGACGCGATCCTGGACGAGGCCGGCATCTCGCACGCGGGCCTGGCAGCGCACGTCAACCAGGAGGGGCGGGCCCGCGGACTCGCGCTCCGGTACGAACACACCGCCGTGGCCCGGTGGTTGAAGGGCCAGCGACCGCGCGGCCAGGTGCCCGACCTGATCTGCGAGGTGCTGGCGGGCCGGCTGCACCGGCCGGTCACGCTCGACGACATCGGCCTCGGTGTGCCCGGCGAGCCCTCCGCGCCGCACGGCACCTCGCTGTCCGGGTTCGTCGAACGCGCCACCGCCCTGTGGCGATCCGACGAGCAGCAGCGCCCGCACCTCCTCGGAGCCCCCGCCGTGACCGGCACGCCCGCCGTCATGCCCGTGTGGGAGTGGGAGAACCCGCCCGAGGACGTGGATGTCTCCCGCGGTGGCCGGCACCGGGTCACCCCGTCCGACATCGAGATGCTGCGCGCCGCCCGCACGCACTACGAGCAGATGTACCGCAAGGCCGGCGGCGTCGCGACCCGCGGCCGTGTCGTGGGTTTCCTCAACGTCGAGGCCACCCCGCTGCTGCGGGGCAGCTACACCGACGCCACCGGCCGCCAACTGCACCGCGCCACCGGCGCCTTGGTGGCGATCGTGGGCATCTGCGCCTACGACTCCGACGCGCACGGCCTGGCCCAGCGCTACTTCCACCAGGCACTCAGGCTCGCCAAGGCCAGCGGGGACCGGGGACTCGGCGCCTATGTGATCGCGCTGCTGGTCAACCAGTCGCTGTTCATGCGGGAGTACCGCCAGGCCGTCGCCTTCGCCGAGGCCGCGCTGCGCGCCGCCGGCCAGCACATCACCCCCGCGCTCGCCTCCGACCTGTACGCGATGCAGGCCAAGGCCTACGCCCACCTCGGCGACGGCACGAGCGCCCTGGCCTGCATCGGGCGCGCCGAGTCCGCCGCCGAACGCATCCGGCGCGGATACGAACCCGATGAGACGGGCTACGTCCAACCCGGCCTGGTCAACGTGCAGGTGGCCGAGGCCCTGCTCAGCCTCGGCGAGCTGGCCGCCGCCGAGGAGCACGCCGCGGCCGCCGTGGACAACCCCGCGCACGACCGCGGCCGGGTGCACCGACTGGCCATGCTCAGCACGATCCAACTGCGCCGGGGCAACGCCGACAAAGCGGTGGCCACGGCCGTGCGGATGGCCGAACAGGCCCGTGGGATGGAGTCGCAGCGGCTGCGGGACAGACTGCGCGCGGTGCGCGAGCACCTGGTGCGCAACGGCAGCGCCGGCACGGCCGAGGCGGCCGAACTGATCGACGGAGCCCTGCGCGTACCGCTGTGA
- a CDS encoding NUDIX domain-containing protein, producing the protein MQWTKQNEQTVYANRWFTVNLADVELPDGRHLDHFLIRLRPVAVATVVNEAGEVLLLWRHRFITDSWGWELAAGVVEDGEDITAAAARELEEETGWRPGPLHHLMSVEPSNGLTDARHHIYWSDEGEYVGHPADDFESDRREWVPLKLVPDLVARGQVPAANMAAALLLLHHLRPGQDTLS; encoded by the coding sequence GTGCAGTGGACGAAACAGAACGAACAAACTGTGTACGCAAACCGCTGGTTCACCGTCAACCTCGCGGATGTCGAGTTGCCGGACGGCCGGCACCTCGACCACTTCCTGATACGGCTGCGGCCCGTCGCCGTGGCCACGGTGGTGAACGAGGCGGGTGAGGTCCTCCTCCTGTGGCGCCACCGCTTCATCACCGACAGCTGGGGCTGGGAGCTCGCGGCGGGCGTCGTGGAGGACGGCGAGGACATCACGGCCGCGGCCGCCAGGGAACTGGAGGAGGAGACCGGCTGGCGGCCGGGCCCCCTGCACCACCTCATGAGCGTGGAGCCGTCCAACGGACTCACCGATGCCCGGCACCACATCTACTGGTCGGACGAGGGCGAGTACGTCGGACACCCGGCGGACGACTTCGAGTCCGACCGCCGGGAATGGGTCCCCCTCAAGCTCGTTCCCGACCTGGTCGCCCGCGGCCAGGTCCCGGCCGCCAACATGGCGGCCGCGTTACTGCTTCTGCACCACCTCAGGCCCGGGCAGGACACGCTGTCCTGA
- a CDS encoding 3-hydroxybutyryl-CoA dehydrogenase, whose protein sequence is MTGISGDIARVGVVGCGQMGAGIAEVCARAGLEVKVAETTGEALEIGRTRLFNSLAKAAERGKISEAERDATQARLSFTTDLGEFSDRDLVIEAVVENEQVKTEIFQVLDQVVTRPDAILASNTSSIPLVRLAVATARPDQVIGIHFFNPAPVQQLVELIPALTTSEGTLSRAQLFTEKVLGKHAIRAQDRSGFVVNALLIPYLLSAIRMFESGIASREDIDNGMEMGCAHPMGPLRLSDLIGLDTVASVAHSMYEEYKEPLYAAPPLLQRMVDAGRLGRKSGSGFYTYG, encoded by the coding sequence GTGACCGGCATTTCGGGAGACATTGCACGCGTCGGAGTGGTGGGCTGCGGCCAGATGGGTGCGGGCATCGCCGAGGTGTGCGCCCGGGCCGGCCTGGAGGTGAAGGTCGCCGAGACCACCGGCGAGGCCCTGGAGATTGGCCGTACCCGGCTGTTCAACTCCCTGGCCAAGGCGGCCGAGCGCGGCAAGATCAGCGAGGCGGAGCGGGACGCGACGCAGGCCCGGCTGAGCTTCACCACCGACCTCGGCGAGTTCTCCGACCGCGACCTGGTGATCGAGGCCGTGGTGGAGAACGAGCAGGTCAAGACCGAGATCTTCCAGGTCCTGGACCAGGTGGTGACCCGGCCGGACGCGATCCTGGCCTCCAACACCTCCTCCATCCCGCTGGTGAGGCTGGCGGTCGCCACCGCGCGCCCCGACCAGGTGATCGGCATCCACTTCTTCAACCCCGCCCCGGTGCAGCAGCTGGTCGAGCTGATCCCGGCGCTCACCACCTCCGAGGGCACGCTGAGCCGGGCGCAGCTGTTCACCGAGAAGGTGCTCGGCAAGCACGCGATCCGCGCCCAGGACCGCTCGGGCTTCGTGGTGAACGCGCTGCTGATCCCCTACCTGCTCTCGGCGATCCGGATGTTCGAGTCGGGCATCGCCAGCCGCGAGGACATCGACAACGGCATGGAAATGGGCTGCGCCCACCCGATGGGCCCGCTGAGGCTGTCCGACCTGATCGGTCTGGACACGGTGGCCTCGGTCGCCCATTCCATGTACGAGGAGTACAAGGAGCCGCTGTACGCCGCTCCCCCGCTGCTCCAGCGCATGGTGGACGCCGGCCGGCTCGGCCGGAAGTCCGGCTCCGGCTTCTACACCTACGGCTGA
- a CDS encoding glycoside hydrolase family 10 protein: MARGTRVTRRSFTVAALSTLAVTGDAATATGGTGTDRRGRAEVTEMRGMWLATVRNRDWPSRTGLSVARQRGELTALLDVAVRRRLNTVFLQVRPAADALWPSPHEPWSQFLTGTQGRDPGWDPLGTAVAEAHARGLRLHAWFNPYRVALHDDPALLAASHPARRHPDWVVRYGGCLHYNPGLPEVREFVQRAMLDAVSRYPVDGVHFDDYFYPYPVAGQTFDDDAAHHRYGGAFAGRADWRRDNIDRLIRETAAAVAATRPGTRFGISPFGVWRNASSDPRGSDTRAGVQTYDDLYADTRKWVGEGWIDYVVPQLYWAIGFATADYAALLPWWAEAARGSRTRLYVGEALYRAGDPAQGAAWRDPDELSRHLTLAAAHPEVRGHVFFAAKEVAADPTGAMARVVADHYRRPARPPR, encoded by the coding sequence ATGGCCCGAGGGACACGGGTGACACGGCGGTCGTTCACCGTGGCGGCGCTGTCGACCCTGGCGGTGACCGGCGACGCGGCCACCGCGACGGGCGGCACCGGCACCGACCGGAGGGGCCGCGCCGAGGTCACCGAGATGCGCGGCATGTGGCTGGCGACCGTGCGCAACCGCGACTGGCCCTCCCGCACCGGGCTGAGCGTGGCCCGGCAGCGCGGCGAGCTGACCGCCCTGCTCGACGTGGCGGTGCGCCGCCGGCTCAACACGGTGTTCCTCCAGGTGCGCCCGGCGGCCGACGCGCTGTGGCCCTCGCCCCACGAGCCGTGGTCGCAGTTCCTCACCGGCACGCAGGGCAGGGACCCGGGCTGGGATCCGCTCGGCACGGCCGTGGCGGAGGCGCACGCCCGCGGACTGCGGCTGCACGCGTGGTTCAACCCCTACCGGGTCGCCCTGCACGACGACCCGGCCCTGCTCGCCGCCTCCCATCCGGCCCGCAGGCACCCCGACTGGGTGGTCCGGTACGGCGGGTGCCTCCACTACAACCCCGGCCTGCCCGAGGTCCGGGAGTTCGTGCAGCGGGCCATGCTCGACGCGGTGTCCCGGTACCCGGTGGACGGCGTCCACTTCGACGACTACTTCTACCCCTATCCGGTCGCCGGCCAGACTTTCGACGACGACGCCGCCCACCACCGGTACGGCGGCGCCTTCGCCGGCCGGGCCGACTGGCGGCGCGACAACATCGACCGGCTGATCCGCGAGACGGCCGCGGCCGTCGCCGCCACCCGCCCGGGCACCCGGTTCGGGATCAGCCCCTTCGGGGTGTGGCGCAACGCCTCGTCCGACCCGCGCGGCTCGGACACCCGGGCCGGCGTGCAGACGTACGACGACCTGTACGCGGACACCCGCAAGTGGGTCGGGGAGGGCTGGATCGACTACGTCGTCCCACAGCTGTACTGGGCCATCGGCTTCGCCACCGCCGACTACGCCGCCCTGCTGCCCTGGTGGGCCGAGGCGGCACGGGGCAGCCGTACGCGGCTGTACGTGGGGGAGGCGCTCTACAGGGCCGGCGACCCCGCGCAGGGCGCGGCCTGGCGGGACCCCGACGAGCTGTCCCGCCACCTCACCCTCGCTGCCGCGCACCCGGAAGTGCGCGGGCACGTCTTCTTCGCCGCGAAGGAGGTGGCGGCCGATCCGACCGGGGCCATGGCGAGGGTCGTCGCCGACCACTACCGCCGGCCGGCGAGACCCCCGCGCTGA
- a CDS encoding DUF1918 domain-containing protein — protein sequence MRATVGDQLVQHGRVVGQHDQISEIVEVMGTEGNPPYRVRFPDGHEAVMSPGPDCQVRHKKEHEHH from the coding sequence ATGCGCGCAACCGTGGGCGACCAGCTCGTCCAGCACGGCAGGGTGGTCGGTCAGCACGACCAGATCAGCGAAATCGTCGAGGTCATGGGCACGGAGGGCAACCCGCCGTACCGCGTCCGCTTCCCGGACGGGCACGAGGCCGTCATGTCACCGGGCCCCGACTGCCAGGTCCGCCACAAGAAGGAACACGAACACCACTGA
- a CDS encoding DMT family transporter, with amino-acid sequence MRAQSSATASTPIAVDAPARSRAGTLQAALGVVAFSLTFPATAWGLEGFGPWSLVAVRSVLAAVLAGGCLLALRVPPPARRHWPGLAVVAAGVVLGFPLLTTLALETSTTAHAAVVVGLLPLTTALLSALRFGVRPSRTFWTAALAGAAAVVAFTVQQSGGALTTADGYLFGALLVCAAGYTEGGRLARVMPGWQVIGWALVACLPLTVPAAALALTHEPVHLGVHSVTGLLWVAAGSQFLGLVVWYRGMAAVGIPKASQLQLAQPLLTLVWSVLLLGEHLTPAAPVTAVAVLVCIAVTQRARG; translated from the coding sequence ATGAGAGCACAGAGTAGCGCTACCGCATCGACACCGATAGCAGTGGACGCCCCGGCCCGCTCGCGCGCCGGCACCCTTCAGGCGGCCCTCGGCGTGGTCGCCTTCTCCCTGACCTTCCCGGCCACCGCCTGGGGCCTGGAGGGCTTCGGACCCTGGTCCCTGGTGGCCGTGCGCAGTGTGCTCGCCGCCGTCCTCGCGGGCGGCTGCCTGCTGGCGCTGCGCGTACCGCCGCCCGCACGCCGGCACTGGCCCGGCCTCGCGGTCGTGGCCGCCGGAGTGGTCCTCGGCTTCCCGCTGCTCACCACGCTCGCCCTGGAGACCTCCACCACCGCGCACGCAGCCGTCGTCGTGGGCCTGCTGCCGCTCACCACGGCGCTGCTCTCCGCGCTGCGCTTCGGCGTCCGCCCCTCGCGCACGTTCTGGACGGCGGCGCTGGCGGGCGCGGCGGCCGTGGTGGCCTTCACCGTGCAGCAGAGCGGCGGTGCGCTGACCACCGCCGACGGCTACCTGTTCGGCGCCCTGCTGGTGTGCGCCGCCGGCTACACCGAGGGCGGCCGGCTGGCCCGCGTGATGCCGGGCTGGCAGGTCATCGGCTGGGCGCTGGTGGCGTGCCTGCCGCTCACCGTGCCCGCGGCCGCGCTCGCGCTGACGCACGAGCCCGTGCACCTGGGCGTCCACAGCGTGACCGGACTGCTCTGGGTCGCGGCGGGCTCGCAGTTCCTCGGGCTGGTCGTCTGGTACCGGGGCATGGCCGCCGTCGGCATCCCGAAGGCGAGCCAGTTGCAGCTGGCCCAACCCCTGCTCACACTGGTGTGGTCGGTGCTGCTGCTCGGCGAGCACCTCACTCCGGCCGCCCCCGTGACGGCCGTAGCCGTGCTCGTCTGCATCGCCGTCACCCAGCGGGCGCGCGGCTGA
- a CDS encoding PLP-dependent aminotransferase family protein, with protein MQQRSSVTELAERLRRELDRYSPGEKLPSSRVLVERYRVSPVTVSRALSHLAAEGLVVTRPGAGAFRAPARGTAAPAGDTSWQEVALSADGAADLVPRTVDASGVTISLAAPPPGVIEFNGGYLHPSLQPERAMAAALSRAGRRPGAWGRPPLEGLPELREWFARDIGGPGGTVTAAEVLITAGGQSALTTALRALAPPGAPVLVESPTYPGMLAIARSSGLRPVPVPVDAEGVRPELLADAFRATGARVFVCQPLFQNPTGAVLAPDRRARVLRTAREAGAFVVEDDFVRRLAHEDAGTLPPPLVAADPDGVVVHVGSLTKATSPSFRVSALVARGPVLERLRAIQVVDTFFVPRPLQEAALELVGSPAWPRHLRALATELKSRRDAMTTALRSRLPELAPPHVPSGGYHLWPRLPGGADEAALTAAALRAGVALTPGRPYFSAEPPAAHVRLSFAAVGGTAEIAEGVRRLRAACAEVLP; from the coding sequence ATGCAACAGCGTAGCAGCGTCACCGAACTCGCAGAACGCCTGCGGCGGGAACTGGACCGCTACTCACCTGGTGAAAAGCTCCCGTCGAGCCGGGTCCTCGTCGAGCGGTACCGGGTCAGCCCGGTCACCGTCTCGCGGGCCCTGTCGCACCTGGCGGCCGAGGGCTTGGTGGTCACCCGTCCCGGCGCCGGCGCCTTCCGCGCCCCGGCGCGCGGGACGGCCGCTCCCGCCGGCGACACCTCCTGGCAGGAGGTCGCGCTCAGCGCGGACGGCGCCGCCGACCTCGTACCGCGCACGGTGGACGCCTCCGGCGTGACGATCTCGCTGGCCGCCCCGCCGCCGGGCGTGATCGAGTTCAACGGGGGCTACCTGCACCCCTCGTTGCAGCCCGAGCGGGCCATGGCCGCCGCGCTGTCCCGGGCCGGCCGCCGTCCCGGGGCGTGGGGGAGGCCGCCGCTGGAGGGGCTGCCGGAGCTGCGCGAGTGGTTCGCGCGGGACATCGGCGGACCGGGCGGGACCGTCACCGCCGCCGAGGTCCTGATCACCGCGGGCGGCCAGTCCGCGCTGACCACCGCCCTGCGCGCCCTGGCCCCGCCCGGCGCTCCGGTGCTGGTCGAGTCGCCCACCTATCCCGGCATGCTGGCCATCGCCCGGTCCTCCGGGCTGCGGCCCGTACCCGTGCCCGTCGACGCGGAGGGGGTGAGGCCGGAACTGCTCGCCGACGCGTTCCGGGCCACCGGCGCCCGCGTGTTCGTCTGCCAGCCCCTGTTCCAGAACCCCACCGGCGCCGTCCTCGCCCCCGACCGGCGCGCGCGGGTGCTGCGGACGGCCCGTGAGGCCGGCGCCTTCGTCGTCGAGGACGACTTCGTACGGCGGCTCGCGCACGAGGACGCCGGCACCCTGCCGCCCCCGCTCGTCGCCGCCGACCCGGACGGGGTCGTGGTGCACGTCGGCTCGCTGACCAAGGCCACCTCGCCCAGCTTCCGGGTGAGTGCGCTGGTCGCGCGCGGCCCGGTGCTGGAACGGCTGCGCGCCATCCAGGTCGTGGACACGTTCTTCGTGCCGCGGCCGTTGCAGGAGGCCGCTCTCGAACTGGTCGGCTCTCCCGCCTGGCCCCGCCATCTGCGCGCGCTCGCCACGGAGTTGAAGAGCCGTCGGGACGCGATGACCACCGCGCTGCGGAGCCGCCTTCCCGAACTCGCCCCGCCGCACGTCCCGTCCGGGGGCTACCACCTGTGGCCGCGTCTGCCGGGCGGTGCGGACGAGGCCGCCCTGACCGCCGCCGCCCTGCGCGCGGGCGTCGCGCTCACCCCCGGCCGCCCGTACTTCAGCGCCGAACCCCCGGCCGCCCACGTGCGGTTGAGCTTCGCCGCGGTCGGCGGCACGGCGGAGATCGCCGAGGGCGTGCGCCGCCTGCGGGCGGCCTGCGCGGAGGTGCTGCCCTGA
- a CDS encoding DUF6314 family protein codes for MEKGERAAEGRFLPVPDVLVFLAGNWRVRRSVRDLADGGTGEFTGTTAFGALDGGGLLHRECGTFVWQGVARPAERTLRFLPGNVPGTADVRFADGRPFHDLDLRSGRHLAAHPCAADLYRGEFTVRDAGHWRTVWRVGGPAKDLLLTTDYARED; via the coding sequence GTGGAAAAGGGCGAGCGAGCGGCGGAGGGCCGGTTCCTGCCGGTGCCGGACGTGCTGGTGTTCCTGGCCGGGAACTGGCGGGTCCGGCGGTCGGTGCGGGATCTGGCGGACGGCGGGACGGGGGAGTTCACCGGTACGACGGCCTTCGGCGCCCTGGACGGCGGCGGGCTGCTGCACCGGGAGTGCGGCACGTTCGTCTGGCAGGGGGTGGCCCGGCCCGCCGAGCGGACGCTGCGCTTTCTGCCCGGGAACGTGCCGGGCACGGCCGACGTGCGCTTCGCGGACGGGCGGCCCTTCCACGATCTGGACCTGCGCTCCGGGCGGCACCTGGCCGCGCATCCGTGCGCGGCGGATCTCTACCGGGGCGAGTTCACCGTCCGGGACGCCGGGCACTGGCGCACGGTGTGGCGCGTGGGCGGCCCCGCGAAGGACCTGCTGCTGACGACGGACTACGCGCGCGAGGACTGA
- the argC gene encoding N-acetyl-gamma-glutamyl-phosphate reductase, with protein MAVRVAVAGASGYAGGEALRLLLAHPEAEIGALTGNTNAGERLGALQPHLPPLADRVLEETTPDVLAGHDVVFLALPHGRSAAVAERLGPDVLVIDMGADFRLNDPADWERFYGSPHAGTWPYGLPELPGGRAALAGARRIAVPGCYPTAASLALFPAYAAGLAENEAVIVAASGTSGAGKAAKPHLLGSEVMGSMSPYGVGGLHRHTPEMIQNLSAAAGERVTVSFTPTLAPMPRGILATCSAKARPGVTADSVRAAYEKAYADEPFVHLLPEGRWPATASVYGSNAVQIQVAYDPAAHRVIAISAIDNLTKGTAGGAVQSMNIALGLPEELGLSTIGVAP; from the coding sequence ATGGCTGTACGTGTGGCGGTCGCCGGAGCGAGTGGATACGCGGGCGGAGAAGCGCTGCGCCTGCTCCTGGCGCACCCCGAGGCCGAGATCGGCGCCCTGACCGGGAACACCAACGCCGGAGAGCGGCTCGGCGCCCTGCAACCGCACCTGCCGCCCCTCGCCGACCGCGTCCTGGAGGAGACCACCCCCGACGTCCTCGCCGGGCACGACGTCGTCTTCCTCGCCCTGCCGCACGGCCGGTCCGCCGCCGTCGCCGAGCGACTGGGGCCCGACGTCCTCGTCATCGACATGGGCGCCGACTTCCGGCTCAATGACCCCGCCGACTGGGAGCGCTTCTACGGCTCCCCGCACGCCGGCACCTGGCCCTACGGCCTCCCCGAACTCCCCGGCGGCCGCGCCGCGCTGGCGGGGGCCAGGCGCATCGCGGTGCCCGGCTGCTACCCGACGGCCGCCTCCCTCGCTCTCTTCCCGGCCTACGCGGCCGGACTCGCCGAGAACGAGGCCGTGATCGTCGCCGCGTCCGGCACCTCCGGCGCCGGCAAGGCCGCCAAGCCGCACCTGCTCGGCTCCGAGGTCATGGGATCCATGTCCCCCTACGGGGTGGGCGGCCTGCACCGGCACACCCCGGAGATGATCCAGAACCTCAGCGCCGCGGCGGGGGAGCGCGTCACCGTGTCCTTCACGCCCACGCTCGCGCCGATGCCTCGCGGCATCCTCGCCACGTGCAGCGCCAAGGCCCGGCCCGGGGTCACCGCCGACTCCGTGCGCGCCGCGTACGAGAAGGCCTACGCCGACGAGCCCTTCGTCCACCTCCTCCCCGAGGGGCGCTGGCCCGCCACCGCCTCCGTGTACGGCTCCAACGCCGTGCAGATCCAGGTGGCGTACGACCCCGCCGCGCACCGCGTCATCGCGATCAGCGCCATCGACAACCTGACCAAGGGCACCGCCGGCGGCGCGGTGCAGAGCATGAACATCGCCCTCGGACTTCCCGAGGAACTCGGACTTTCCACGATCGGAGTCGCACCGTGA
- the argJ gene encoding bifunctional glutamate N-acetyltransferase/amino-acid acetyltransferase ArgJ, translating into MSVTAAKGFQAAGIAAGIKESGNPDLALVVNTGPRRAAAGVFTSNRVKAAPVQWSEQVLKDGRLSAVVLNSGGANACTGSKGFQDTHATAEKAADVLGVGAIEVAVCSTGLIGVLLPMDKLLPGIETAAARLSEHGGEKAAIAIKTTDTVHKTFVVTKDGWTVGGMAKGAGMLAPGLATMLVVLTTDADLESDVLDQALRAATRVTFDRVDSDGCMSTNDTVLLLASGASGVTPPYAEFAEAVRAVCDDLGQQLIRDAEGASKDIKVEVVGAATEEDAVEVGRSIARNNLLKCAIHGEDPNWGRVLSAIGTTRAAFEPDRLNVAINGVWVCKNGGVGEDRAKVDMRYREVHIVADLAAGAQTATIWTNDLTADYVHENSAYSS; encoded by the coding sequence GTGAGCGTCACGGCAGCCAAGGGGTTCCAGGCGGCGGGCATCGCCGCCGGGATCAAGGAGAGCGGCAACCCGGACCTGGCCCTCGTGGTCAACACCGGCCCCCGCCGCGCCGCCGCGGGCGTCTTCACCTCCAACCGCGTCAAGGCCGCCCCGGTGCAGTGGTCCGAGCAGGTCCTCAAGGACGGCAGACTCTCCGCGGTCGTCCTCAACTCCGGCGGCGCCAACGCCTGCACCGGCTCCAAGGGCTTCCAGGACACCCACGCCACCGCCGAGAAGGCCGCCGACGTGCTCGGTGTCGGCGCCATCGAGGTCGCGGTCTGCTCCACCGGACTGATCGGCGTCCTGCTGCCCATGGACAAGCTGCTGCCGGGCATCGAGACGGCCGCCGCCCGGCTCTCCGAGCACGGCGGCGAGAAGGCCGCCATCGCCATCAAGACCACCGACACCGTCCACAAGACGTTTGTGGTGACCAAGGACGGCTGGACCGTCGGCGGTATGGCCAAGGGCGCGGGCATGCTCGCCCCGGGCCTGGCCACCATGCTCGTGGTCCTCACCACGGACGCCGACCTCGAGTCCGACGTGCTCGACCAGGCGCTGCGCGCCGCCACCAGGGTCACCTTCGACCGGGTCGACTCCGACGGCTGCATGTCCACCAACGACACCGTGCTGCTGCTCGCCTCCGGCGCCTCCGGGGTCACCCCGCCGTACGCGGAGTTCGCCGAGGCCGTACGGGCGGTGTGCGACGACCTCGGGCAGCAGCTCATCCGGGACGCCGAGGGCGCCAGCAAGGACATCAAGGTCGAGGTGGTGGGCGCCGCGACCGAGGAGGACGCCGTGGAGGTGGGCCGCTCCATCGCCCGCAACAACCTCCTCAAGTGCGCCATCCACGGCGAGGACCCCAACTGGGGCCGCGTCCTCTCGGCGATCGGCACCACCAGGGCCGCCTTCGAGCCCGACCGGCTCAACGTCGCCATCAACGGCGTCTGGGTCTGCAAGAACGGCGGCGTCGGCGAGGACCGCGCGAAGGTCGACATGCGCTACCGCGAGGTCCACATCGTGGCCGACCTCGCCGCCGGCGCCCAGACCGCCACCATCTGGACCAACGACCTCACCGCCGACTACGTCCACGAGAACAGCGCGTACTCCTCATGA
- the argB gene encoding acetylglutamate kinase gives MSSATTRKHTALPKAKILVEALPWLTRHHGKIVVIKFGGNAMVDEELKAAFAQDVVFLRHAGLRPVVVHGGGPQISRALERHGIVSEFKAGLRVTTEEAMDVVRMVLAGQVQRELVGLLNQHGPFAVGLTGEDAHTITATKHTPEIDGEPVDIGRVGEITAIDTGAIEALLADGRIPVVSSIARSEDDGHVYNVNADTAAAALAAALGAETLMVLTDVEGLYEDWPNSDEVISRLTASELEKLLPELSSGMVPKMQGCLHAVRGGVTTARVIDGRVQHSILLEIFTDEGIGTMVVPDEQGES, from the coding sequence ATGAGCTCCGCAACCACTCGCAAACACACCGCGCTCCCCAAGGCGAAGATCCTCGTCGAGGCGCTGCCCTGGCTGACCCGGCACCACGGCAAGATCGTCGTCATCAAGTTCGGCGGCAACGCCATGGTGGACGAGGAGCTGAAGGCCGCCTTCGCCCAGGACGTCGTCTTCCTGCGGCACGCCGGCCTCAGGCCCGTCGTCGTGCACGGCGGCGGCCCCCAGATCAGCCGGGCGCTCGAGCGGCACGGCATCGTCAGCGAGTTCAAGGCGGGTCTGCGGGTCACCACCGAGGAGGCCATGGACGTCGTGCGGATGGTGCTCGCCGGGCAGGTGCAGCGGGAGCTGGTGGGCCTGCTCAACCAGCACGGGCCCTTCGCCGTCGGCCTCACCGGCGAGGACGCCCACACCATCACCGCCACCAAGCACACCCCCGAGATCGACGGCGAGCCGGTCGACATCGGGCGGGTGGGCGAGATCACCGCGATCGACACCGGCGCGATCGAGGCGCTGCTCGCCGACGGCCGCATCCCGGTCGTGTCCTCGATCGCCCGTTCCGAGGACGACGGGCACGTCTACAACGTCAACGCCGATACGGCGGCCGCGGCGCTCGCCGCGGCACTGGGCGCCGAGACCCTCATGGTCCTCACCGACGTCGAGGGCCTCTACGAGGACTGGCCGAACTCCGACGAGGTGATCAGCCGCCTGACCGCGAGCGAGCTGGAGAAGCTGCTGCCGGAGCTGTCCTCCGGCATGGTGCCGAAGATGCAGGGCTGCCTGCACGCGGTGCGCGGCGGCGTGACCACCGCCCGCGTCATCGACGGCCGGGTCCAGCACTCGATCCTGCTGGAGATCTTCACCGACGAGGGCATCGGCACGATGGTCGTGCCGGACGAACAGGGGGAGTCGTGA